In Bacillus sp. DX3.1, the following proteins share a genomic window:
- a CDS encoding DUF2621 domain-containing protein, with translation MLEGWFSWFIVIWTVILLGLMSIGGYFMFRKFLKRLPKEDGMSILDWEQRYIDETRHLWDDKQKQLLEELVSPVPELFRDVARSKIAGKIGELALKERATKITEDLIIKGYIVATPKRDHKFLVKKLQEKQIDYSRYQSLLAK, from the coding sequence TTGCTTGAAGGATGGTTTAGTTGGTTTATCGTCATTTGGACTGTTATATTATTAGGTCTTATGTCGATTGGTGGATACTTTATGTTCCGAAAATTCTTAAAACGATTACCAAAAGAAGATGGAATGTCTATTTTAGATTGGGAACAGCGCTATATTGATGAAACACGTCACTTATGGGATGACAAACAGAAGCAATTATTAGAAGAACTGGTCAGTCCTGTTCCTGAATTATTTCGCGATGTCGCACGTTCTAAAATTGCCGGTAAAATTGGAGAGCTTGCCTTAAAAGAAAGAGCTACAAAAATAACAGAAGATTTAATTATTAAAGGGTATATTGTTGCAACACCAAAGCGAGATCATAAATTTCTCGTTAAAAAGCTACAGGAAAAGCAAATTGATTATTCTCGTTACCAATCATTGCTGGCTAAGTAA